One genomic region from Phycodurus eques isolate BA_2022a chromosome 16, UOR_Pequ_1.1, whole genome shotgun sequence encodes:
- the LOC133414898 gene encoding transmembrane protein 265-like, producing MSHSPHTSIKVDEETALNMVPGSADPQKDLTTAAKNCSGAAACCGDKHHRRLAICSIICGISCIGIKALINSVKAEEEPDREASGRFSQRAKRLGIISIATWLAILALTPLLMALFSYVVTLRD from the exons ATGTCCCACTCACCTCACACAAGCATCAAAGTGGACGAGGAGACAGCGCTCAACATGGTGCCTGGATCGGCGGACCCGCAGAAAGACCTCACGACGGCGGCAAAGAACTGCAGCGGTGCGGCGGCGTGCTGCGGCGACAAGCATCACAGGAGGCTGGCCATCTGCAGCATCATCTGCGGGATCTCCTGCATCGGAATCAAAGCGCTCATCAACTCAGTCAAG GCTGAGGAGGAGCCGGACCGAGAGGCGTCCGGCAGGTTTTCGCAGCGGGCCAAAAGGCTGGGCATCATCTCCATCGCCACGTGGCTCGCCATCCTGGCCCTGACACCGCTGCTCATGGCGCTCTTCTCGTACGTGGTCACGCTGCGAGACTGA
- the prr14 gene encoding uncharacterized protein prr14 isoform X2, with translation MLTFPSNSLPHLVLPMDGDAMIPHPFCSAPPHTEPPPPPPPLLPLPSTTPRESDGTSGHRGSDRIQAVKPQGAGVEDKVETASAYNPSSFNRRSTNMVQVSQSKQPRVESASEDEKHKQDGCDFNNAAEFQNTEKDFAEEHDKHLLERLDPTPASEALGRFADASASTPAGWLMGPLFQSFKSKMASFTEIVMSPTKLFKDKNLPAPELQPDENDESSGSNRESRENGRQEENENLFTLLPQPGSDYIHSRRLFSTSPDGIEFPLPSSQEVPLLEEPTVKLADVIEDAKTSARQKTRPRKPAVEKITTMYSCNVQLERLHDARPNHIDGACREPNSGFVQSKRVLNTQVREERKRLKLDTKSNVAKQPSLKQKVPSAVSDGQEALKPAAKFRKVKRKVEGDEKNDSGRKAKHTTGDLGRNRAAPSVPVLPLGSANVKARKRKSVVPTQPASSAHQSAPAEVAAQSEGAPNPGRGRTIKRLKKAPRGNQSECTEPNQNGVSDASASRLRNGRVNGKQHRGDSQVRRSRFGRTHADDRTASATTEDLPSRSVQSASAARLLRSYSCPEIPSLFASLPRQPPLASVPSRVHGGSRRTRRHTVGGSEIEREIAPLCLRKEVYPSRRSFPCDGQNLPPALSPGSSLSALASCFLSSPLAFLSGRGGDRAAPASHTVSSHAAPSSSSSSPILMKTDTSCGTQDACTSAILLAGETDGIAPSEEEDEDAGSSSHEFDEAAAALREEKSLSDSELKSAQKHEQRGKVSSIRIRKALPKPQNNLTPMGLPKAVRLKKKQFSLEEIYTNKNFCKPPESRLETVFEVPLSRRDGSESLFGQRRLKRFLEFLEVGEARKPKKVLGGGVGKSGAASSRTRRGGFAKDDAVASLLPPPDADSLLCAKLKQLDLWLIRDQVDTMC, from the exons ATGTTGACTTTTCCCTCCAACTCGCTCCCCCACCTCGTTTTACCGATGGATGGTGATGCAATGATCCCCCACCCCTTCTGTAGTGCACCCCCCCACACTGAgcctccaccaccacctcctcctctcctccccCTTCCCTCCACCACTCCCAG AGAGAGCGATGGGACATCAGGCCACAGGGGGAGCGATCGTATACAAGCAGTCAAACCTCAGGGCGCTGGAGTGGAGGACAAGGTGGAAACGGCGTCCGCGTACAATCCGTCCTCGTTCAACAGACGGAGCACGAACATG gtgcaaGTATCTCAGTCCAAGCAACCGAGAGTTGAAAGCGCGTCTGAAGATGAAAAGCACAAGCAG GATGGCTGTGATTTTAACAATGCAGCAGAGTTCCAAAACAC GGAAAAGGACTTCGCAGAGGAACATGACAAGCATCTGCTGGAGAGGTTGGATCCAACGCCAGCGAGCGAGGCGCTGGGCCGCTTTGCGGACGCGAGTGCCTCAACCCCCGCCGGGTGGCTGATGGGTCCTTTGTTCCAGTCCTTCAAGTCCAAGATGGCCAGCTTCACGGAAATAGTCATGAGTCCCACAAAGCTCTTCAAGGACAAAAACCTACCGGCTCCTGAACTTCAACCAGACGAGAATGACGAGTCATCGGGATCCAACCGGGAGTCACGGGAAAACGGCAGACAGGAAGAAAATGAGAACTTGTTCACTCTGTTACCACAACCTGGAAGTGACTATATCCATTCTCGGAGATTATTTAGCACATCGCCTGACGGAATAGAATTCCCTTTACCATCAAGCCAGGAGGTCCCGCTCTTAGAGGAGCCCACCGTGAAGCTAGCCGACGTTATTGAGGATGCAAAAACGTCAGCGCGGCAGAAAACGCGCCCGAGGAAGCCCGCCGTGGAAAAGATTACCACCATGTATTCCTGCAACGTCCAGCTGGAGCGTCTTCACGATGCCAGGCCTAACCACATAGACGGCGCTTGCCGTGAACCTAACTCTGGTTTTGTGCAATCCAAAAGGGTGCTGAACACCCAAGTCCGCGAGGAGAGGAAAAGACTGAAGTTGGACACCAAAAGTAATGTAGCTAAACAGCCATCACTTAAACAGAAAGTCCCGTCTGCAGTTTCAGATGGACAGGAAGCGCTGAAACCTGCCGCCAAGTTTCGCAAAGTCAAGCGGAAAGTGGAAGGGGATGAGAAGAATGACTCCGGCAGGAAGGCCAAGCACACGACGGGCGACCTCGGCAGAAACCGCGCGGCGCCCTCCGTACCCGTTCTGCCGCTCGGGAGCGCAAATGTCAAAGCGCGCAAACGCAAGTCGGTGGTCCCGACGCAGCCGGCCTCTTCTGCCCACCAGTCGGCGCCCGCGGAGGTGGCTGCTCAAAGTGAGGGCGCCCCCAACCCGGGACGCGGCAGGACCATTAAGAGACTCAAAAAGGCTCCCCGAG GTAACCAGTCGGAATGTACCGAGCCAAACCAAAATGGCGTTTCGGATGCCAGTGCCTCCAGGTTACGCAACGGAAGGGTTAACGGGAAGCAGCACAGAGGAGATTCCCAGGTCAGGAGGTCACGATTTGGTCGGACTCACGCGGACGACAGGACAGCCTCGGCCACCACGGAGGACCTCCCGTCGCGTAGCGTCCAAAGCGCCTCGGCGGCCCGCCTGCTGCGGAGCTACTCGTGCCCGGAGATCCCCTCGCTCTTTGCCTCGCTCCCTCGCCAGCCGCCGCTCGCCTCGGTCCCGTCACGTGTCCACGGGGGCTCGCGCCGCACTCGGCGCCACACGGTGGGCGGTTCGGAGATTGAGCGAGAGATCGCCCCCCTGTGCTTGCGCAAGGAGGTGTACCCGTCCAGACGCTCCTTCCCGTGCGACGGGCAGAACCTGCCGCCCGCCCTCTCGCCCGGCTCCTCGCTGTCGGCGCTGGCTTCCTGCTTCCTGTCCAGCCCGCTGGCCTTCCTGTCGGGGAGGGGCGGGGACAGAGCGGCGCCCGCCAGCCACACCGTTTCGAGCCATGCCGCcccgtcgtcttcttcttcttcgccgATTCTCATGAAAACGGATACCTCATGTGGCACCCAAGACGCCTGCACCAG CGCGATTCTGCTGGCGGGCGAAACTGACGGCATAGCGCCgagtgaggaggaggacgaggacgcCGGCTCCTCCAGTCACGAGTTTGACGAAGCGGCGGCAGCACTGAGAGAAGAGAAGTCTCTGTCAGACTCTGAGCTCAAG AGTGCGCAGAAACACGAGCAGCGCGGTAAGGTGTCGTCCATCCGCATCCGGAAGGCGCTGCCCAAACCTCAGAACAACCTGACGCCCATGGGGCTCCCCAAAGCCGTCAG gCTCAAGAAGAAGCAGTTCAGTTTGGAGGAAATTTACACCAACAAGAACTTTTGCAAACCACCCGAAAG CCGGCTGGAGACCGTCTTCGAGGTGCCGCTCAGCCGCCGCGACGGCTCAGAGTCTCTCTTCGGCCAGCGTCGCCTCAAGCGCTTCCTGGAGTTCCTCGAGGTGGGCGAGGCCCGGAAGCCCAAGAAGGTACTGGGCGGGGGCGTCGGCAAATCGGGGGCCGCGTCGTCCCGCACGAGACGGGGGGGCTTCGCCAAGGATGACGCCGTCGCGTCCCTACTGCCGCCGCCCGACGCCGACTCTCTTCTGTGCGCCAAACTGAAGCAGCTCGACTTGTGGCTCATCCGCGACCAGGTGGATACCATGTGTTGA
- the prr14 gene encoding uncharacterized protein prr14 isoform X3, which translates to MGHQATGGAIVYKQSNLRALEWRTRWKRRPRTIRPRSTDGARTWCKYLSPSNRELKARLKMKSTSREKDFAEEHDKHLLERLDPTPASEALGRFADASASTPAGWLMGPLFQSFKSKMASFTEIVMSPTKLFKDKNLPAPELQPDENDESSGSNRESRENGRQEENENLFTLLPQPGSDYIHSRRLFSTSPDGIEFPLPSSQEVPLLEEPTVKLADVIEDAKTSARQKTRPRKPAVEKITTMYSCNVQLERLHDARPNHIDGACREPNSGFVQSKRVLNTQVREERKRLKLDTKSNVAKQPSLKQKVPSAVSDGQEALKPAAKFRKVKRKVEGDEKNDSGRKAKHTTGDLGRNRAAPSVPVLPLGSANVKARKRKSVVPTQPASSAHQSAPAEVAAQSEGAPNPGRGRTIKRLKKAPRGGFQAHTKKTEAKCAKAQLSAEPLYFEMTPFEGNQSECTEPNQNGVSDASASRLRNGRVNGKQHRGDSQVRRSRFGRTHADDRTASATTEDLPSRSVQSASAARLLRSYSCPEIPSLFASLPRQPPLASVPSRVHGGSRRTRRHTVGGSEIEREIAPLCLRKEVYPSRRSFPCDGQNLPPALSPGSSLSALASCFLSSPLAFLSGRGGDRAAPASHTVSSHAAPSSSSSSPILMKTDTSCGTQDACTSAILLAGETDGIAPSEEEDEDAGSSSHEFDEAAAALREEKSLSDSELKSAQKHEQRGKVSSIRIRKALPKPQNNLTPMGLPKAVRLKKKQFSLEEIYTNKNFCKPPESRLETVFEVPLSRRDGSESLFGQRRLKRFLEFLEVGEARKPKKVLGGGVGKSGAASSRTRRGGFAKDDAVASLLPPPDADSLLCAKLKQLDLWLIRDQVDTMC; encoded by the exons ATGGGACATCAGGCCACAGGGGGAGCGATCGTATACAAGCAGTCAAACCTCAGGGCGCTGGAGTGGAGGACAAGGTGGAAACGGCGTCCGCGTACAATCCGTCCTCGTTCAACAGACGGAGCACGAACATG gtgcaaGTATCTCAGTCCAAGCAACCGAGAGTTGAAAGCGCGTCTGAAGATGAAAAGCACAAGCAG GGAAAAGGACTTCGCAGAGGAACATGACAAGCATCTGCTGGAGAGGTTGGATCCAACGCCAGCGAGCGAGGCGCTGGGCCGCTTTGCGGACGCGAGTGCCTCAACCCCCGCCGGGTGGCTGATGGGTCCTTTGTTCCAGTCCTTCAAGTCCAAGATGGCCAGCTTCACGGAAATAGTCATGAGTCCCACAAAGCTCTTCAAGGACAAAAACCTACCGGCTCCTGAACTTCAACCAGACGAGAATGACGAGTCATCGGGATCCAACCGGGAGTCACGGGAAAACGGCAGACAGGAAGAAAATGAGAACTTGTTCACTCTGTTACCACAACCTGGAAGTGACTATATCCATTCTCGGAGATTATTTAGCACATCGCCTGACGGAATAGAATTCCCTTTACCATCAAGCCAGGAGGTCCCGCTCTTAGAGGAGCCCACCGTGAAGCTAGCCGACGTTATTGAGGATGCAAAAACGTCAGCGCGGCAGAAAACGCGCCCGAGGAAGCCCGCCGTGGAAAAGATTACCACCATGTATTCCTGCAACGTCCAGCTGGAGCGTCTTCACGATGCCAGGCCTAACCACATAGACGGCGCTTGCCGTGAACCTAACTCTGGTTTTGTGCAATCCAAAAGGGTGCTGAACACCCAAGTCCGCGAGGAGAGGAAAAGACTGAAGTTGGACACCAAAAGTAATGTAGCTAAACAGCCATCACTTAAACAGAAAGTCCCGTCTGCAGTTTCAGATGGACAGGAAGCGCTGAAACCTGCCGCCAAGTTTCGCAAAGTCAAGCGGAAAGTGGAAGGGGATGAGAAGAATGACTCCGGCAGGAAGGCCAAGCACACGACGGGCGACCTCGGCAGAAACCGCGCGGCGCCCTCCGTACCCGTTCTGCCGCTCGGGAGCGCAAATGTCAAAGCGCGCAAACGCAAGTCGGTGGTCCCGACGCAGCCGGCCTCTTCTGCCCACCAGTCGGCGCCCGCGGAGGTGGCTGCTCAAAGTGAGGGCGCCCCCAACCCGGGACGCGGCAGGACCATTAAGAGACTCAAAAAGGCTCCCCGAGGTGGGTTTCAAGCACACACCAAAAAGACTGAAGCTAAATGTGCAAAAGCTCAATTGTCGGCGGAACCACTTTACTTTGAAATGACTCCCTTTGAAGGTAACCAGTCGGAATGTACCGAGCCAAACCAAAATGGCGTTTCGGATGCCAGTGCCTCCAGGTTACGCAACGGAAGGGTTAACGGGAAGCAGCACAGAGGAGATTCCCAGGTCAGGAGGTCACGATTTGGTCGGACTCACGCGGACGACAGGACAGCCTCGGCCACCACGGAGGACCTCCCGTCGCGTAGCGTCCAAAGCGCCTCGGCGGCCCGCCTGCTGCGGAGCTACTCGTGCCCGGAGATCCCCTCGCTCTTTGCCTCGCTCCCTCGCCAGCCGCCGCTCGCCTCGGTCCCGTCACGTGTCCACGGGGGCTCGCGCCGCACTCGGCGCCACACGGTGGGCGGTTCGGAGATTGAGCGAGAGATCGCCCCCCTGTGCTTGCGCAAGGAGGTGTACCCGTCCAGACGCTCCTTCCCGTGCGACGGGCAGAACCTGCCGCCCGCCCTCTCGCCCGGCTCCTCGCTGTCGGCGCTGGCTTCCTGCTTCCTGTCCAGCCCGCTGGCCTTCCTGTCGGGGAGGGGCGGGGACAGAGCGGCGCCCGCCAGCCACACCGTTTCGAGCCATGCCGCcccgtcgtcttcttcttcttcgccgATTCTCATGAAAACGGATACCTCATGTGGCACCCAAGACGCCTGCACCAG CGCGATTCTGCTGGCGGGCGAAACTGACGGCATAGCGCCgagtgaggaggaggacgaggacgcCGGCTCCTCCAGTCACGAGTTTGACGAAGCGGCGGCAGCACTGAGAGAAGAGAAGTCTCTGTCAGACTCTGAGCTCAAG AGTGCGCAGAAACACGAGCAGCGCGGTAAGGTGTCGTCCATCCGCATCCGGAAGGCGCTGCCCAAACCTCAGAACAACCTGACGCCCATGGGGCTCCCCAAAGCCGTCAG gCTCAAGAAGAAGCAGTTCAGTTTGGAGGAAATTTACACCAACAAGAACTTTTGCAAACCACCCGAAAG CCGGCTGGAGACCGTCTTCGAGGTGCCGCTCAGCCGCCGCGACGGCTCAGAGTCTCTCTTCGGCCAGCGTCGCCTCAAGCGCTTCCTGGAGTTCCTCGAGGTGGGCGAGGCCCGGAAGCCCAAGAAGGTACTGGGCGGGGGCGTCGGCAAATCGGGGGCCGCGTCGTCCCGCACGAGACGGGGGGGCTTCGCCAAGGATGACGCCGTCGCGTCCCTACTGCCGCCGCCCGACGCCGACTCTCTTCTGTGCGCCAAACTGAAGCAGCTCGACTTGTGGCTCATCCGCGACCAGGTGGATACCATGTGTTGA
- the prr14 gene encoding uncharacterized protein prr14 isoform X1 — MLTFPSNSLPHLVLPMDGDAMIPHPFCSAPPHTEPPPPPPPLLPLPSTTPRESDGTSGHRGSDRIQAVKPQGAGVEDKVETASAYNPSSFNRRSTNMVQVSQSKQPRVESASEDEKHKQDGCDFNNAAEFQNTEKDFAEEHDKHLLERLDPTPASEALGRFADASASTPAGWLMGPLFQSFKSKMASFTEIVMSPTKLFKDKNLPAPELQPDENDESSGSNRESRENGRQEENENLFTLLPQPGSDYIHSRRLFSTSPDGIEFPLPSSQEVPLLEEPTVKLADVIEDAKTSARQKTRPRKPAVEKITTMYSCNVQLERLHDARPNHIDGACREPNSGFVQSKRVLNTQVREERKRLKLDTKSNVAKQPSLKQKVPSAVSDGQEALKPAAKFRKVKRKVEGDEKNDSGRKAKHTTGDLGRNRAAPSVPVLPLGSANVKARKRKSVVPTQPASSAHQSAPAEVAAQSEGAPNPGRGRTIKRLKKAPRGGFQAHTKKTEAKCAKAQLSAEPLYFEMTPFEGNQSECTEPNQNGVSDASASRLRNGRVNGKQHRGDSQVRRSRFGRTHADDRTASATTEDLPSRSVQSASAARLLRSYSCPEIPSLFASLPRQPPLASVPSRVHGGSRRTRRHTVGGSEIEREIAPLCLRKEVYPSRRSFPCDGQNLPPALSPGSSLSALASCFLSSPLAFLSGRGGDRAAPASHTVSSHAAPSSSSSSPILMKTDTSCGTQDACTSAILLAGETDGIAPSEEEDEDAGSSSHEFDEAAAALREEKSLSDSELKSAQKHEQRGKVSSIRIRKALPKPQNNLTPMGLPKAVRLKKKQFSLEEIYTNKNFCKPPESRLETVFEVPLSRRDGSESLFGQRRLKRFLEFLEVGEARKPKKVLGGGVGKSGAASSRTRRGGFAKDDAVASLLPPPDADSLLCAKLKQLDLWLIRDQVDTMC; from the exons ATGTTGACTTTTCCCTCCAACTCGCTCCCCCACCTCGTTTTACCGATGGATGGTGATGCAATGATCCCCCACCCCTTCTGTAGTGCACCCCCCCACACTGAgcctccaccaccacctcctcctctcctccccCTTCCCTCCACCACTCCCAG AGAGAGCGATGGGACATCAGGCCACAGGGGGAGCGATCGTATACAAGCAGTCAAACCTCAGGGCGCTGGAGTGGAGGACAAGGTGGAAACGGCGTCCGCGTACAATCCGTCCTCGTTCAACAGACGGAGCACGAACATG gtgcaaGTATCTCAGTCCAAGCAACCGAGAGTTGAAAGCGCGTCTGAAGATGAAAAGCACAAGCAG GATGGCTGTGATTTTAACAATGCAGCAGAGTTCCAAAACAC GGAAAAGGACTTCGCAGAGGAACATGACAAGCATCTGCTGGAGAGGTTGGATCCAACGCCAGCGAGCGAGGCGCTGGGCCGCTTTGCGGACGCGAGTGCCTCAACCCCCGCCGGGTGGCTGATGGGTCCTTTGTTCCAGTCCTTCAAGTCCAAGATGGCCAGCTTCACGGAAATAGTCATGAGTCCCACAAAGCTCTTCAAGGACAAAAACCTACCGGCTCCTGAACTTCAACCAGACGAGAATGACGAGTCATCGGGATCCAACCGGGAGTCACGGGAAAACGGCAGACAGGAAGAAAATGAGAACTTGTTCACTCTGTTACCACAACCTGGAAGTGACTATATCCATTCTCGGAGATTATTTAGCACATCGCCTGACGGAATAGAATTCCCTTTACCATCAAGCCAGGAGGTCCCGCTCTTAGAGGAGCCCACCGTGAAGCTAGCCGACGTTATTGAGGATGCAAAAACGTCAGCGCGGCAGAAAACGCGCCCGAGGAAGCCCGCCGTGGAAAAGATTACCACCATGTATTCCTGCAACGTCCAGCTGGAGCGTCTTCACGATGCCAGGCCTAACCACATAGACGGCGCTTGCCGTGAACCTAACTCTGGTTTTGTGCAATCCAAAAGGGTGCTGAACACCCAAGTCCGCGAGGAGAGGAAAAGACTGAAGTTGGACACCAAAAGTAATGTAGCTAAACAGCCATCACTTAAACAGAAAGTCCCGTCTGCAGTTTCAGATGGACAGGAAGCGCTGAAACCTGCCGCCAAGTTTCGCAAAGTCAAGCGGAAAGTGGAAGGGGATGAGAAGAATGACTCCGGCAGGAAGGCCAAGCACACGACGGGCGACCTCGGCAGAAACCGCGCGGCGCCCTCCGTACCCGTTCTGCCGCTCGGGAGCGCAAATGTCAAAGCGCGCAAACGCAAGTCGGTGGTCCCGACGCAGCCGGCCTCTTCTGCCCACCAGTCGGCGCCCGCGGAGGTGGCTGCTCAAAGTGAGGGCGCCCCCAACCCGGGACGCGGCAGGACCATTAAGAGACTCAAAAAGGCTCCCCGAGGTGGGTTTCAAGCACACACCAAAAAGACTGAAGCTAAATGTGCAAAAGCTCAATTGTCGGCGGAACCACTTTACTTTGAAATGACTCCCTTTGAAGGTAACCAGTCGGAATGTACCGAGCCAAACCAAAATGGCGTTTCGGATGCCAGTGCCTCCAGGTTACGCAACGGAAGGGTTAACGGGAAGCAGCACAGAGGAGATTCCCAGGTCAGGAGGTCACGATTTGGTCGGACTCACGCGGACGACAGGACAGCCTCGGCCACCACGGAGGACCTCCCGTCGCGTAGCGTCCAAAGCGCCTCGGCGGCCCGCCTGCTGCGGAGCTACTCGTGCCCGGAGATCCCCTCGCTCTTTGCCTCGCTCCCTCGCCAGCCGCCGCTCGCCTCGGTCCCGTCACGTGTCCACGGGGGCTCGCGCCGCACTCGGCGCCACACGGTGGGCGGTTCGGAGATTGAGCGAGAGATCGCCCCCCTGTGCTTGCGCAAGGAGGTGTACCCGTCCAGACGCTCCTTCCCGTGCGACGGGCAGAACCTGCCGCCCGCCCTCTCGCCCGGCTCCTCGCTGTCGGCGCTGGCTTCCTGCTTCCTGTCCAGCCCGCTGGCCTTCCTGTCGGGGAGGGGCGGGGACAGAGCGGCGCCCGCCAGCCACACCGTTTCGAGCCATGCCGCcccgtcgtcttcttcttcttcgccgATTCTCATGAAAACGGATACCTCATGTGGCACCCAAGACGCCTGCACCAG CGCGATTCTGCTGGCGGGCGAAACTGACGGCATAGCGCCgagtgaggaggaggacgaggacgcCGGCTCCTCCAGTCACGAGTTTGACGAAGCGGCGGCAGCACTGAGAGAAGAGAAGTCTCTGTCAGACTCTGAGCTCAAG AGTGCGCAGAAACACGAGCAGCGCGGTAAGGTGTCGTCCATCCGCATCCGGAAGGCGCTGCCCAAACCTCAGAACAACCTGACGCCCATGGGGCTCCCCAAAGCCGTCAG gCTCAAGAAGAAGCAGTTCAGTTTGGAGGAAATTTACACCAACAAGAACTTTTGCAAACCACCCGAAAG CCGGCTGGAGACCGTCTTCGAGGTGCCGCTCAGCCGCCGCGACGGCTCAGAGTCTCTCTTCGGCCAGCGTCGCCTCAAGCGCTTCCTGGAGTTCCTCGAGGTGGGCGAGGCCCGGAAGCCCAAGAAGGTACTGGGCGGGGGCGTCGGCAAATCGGGGGCCGCGTCGTCCCGCACGAGACGGGGGGGCTTCGCCAAGGATGACGCCGTCGCGTCCCTACTGCCGCCGCCCGACGCCGACTCTCTTCTGTGCGCCAAACTGAAGCAGCTCGACTTGTGGCTCATCCGCGACCAGGTGGATACCATGTGTTGA